One window of the Paraburkholderia sp. PGU19 genome contains the following:
- the fixJ gene encoding oxygen response regulator transcription factor FixJ, protein MNTPVTTQETVFVVDDDEAVRDSLRWLLEANGYRVQCFSSAEQFIDAWQPHQHPGQIACLILDVRMSGMSGLELQERLIADNTLLPIIFVTGHGDVPMAVSTMKKGAMDFIEKPFDEAELRKLVERMLDKARSESSSVQQQRAAAERLGKLTAREHQVLERIIAGRLNKQIADDLGISIKTVEAHRANIMEKLNVNTVADLLRLALSNKPQPAQ, encoded by the coding sequence ATGAACACCCCAGTTACCACACAGGAAACCGTGTTTGTCGTCGACGACGATGAAGCGGTGCGAGATTCGCTGCGCTGGCTGCTGGAGGCGAACGGTTACCGCGTTCAGTGCTTCTCCAGCGCCGAGCAGTTCATCGACGCATGGCAGCCGCATCAGCATCCCGGTCAGATCGCGTGCCTGATTCTCGACGTGCGGATGTCGGGCATGAGCGGGCTCGAACTGCAGGAGCGCCTGATCGCCGACAACACGCTGCTCCCGATCATCTTCGTGACGGGACACGGCGACGTGCCGATGGCCGTGTCGACGATGAAGAAAGGCGCGATGGATTTCATCGAAAAACCGTTCGATGAAGCCGAACTGCGCAAGCTGGTCGAGCGCATGCTCGACAAGGCGCGCAGCGAAAGCAGCAGCGTGCAGCAGCAGCGCGCCGCCGCCGAGCGTCTGGGCAAGCTCACGGCGCGCGAGCATCAGGTGCTCGAGCGCATCATCGCGGGCCGCCTGAACAAGCAGATCGCCGACGACCTCGGCATCAGCATCAAGACGGTCGAAGCGCACCGCGCGAACATCATGGAAAAGCTCAACGTGAACACGGTCGCCGATCTGCTGCGTCTCGCGTTGTCTAACAAGCCGCAACCGGCGCAGTAA
- the fixL gene encoding oxygen sensor histidine kinase FixL, whose protein sequence is MLTDRLFARSARSAGTSADSSPSRWHHGPWWSNSYLLTPLLSILVFLVVMSLILWSLNRREQQQQEDTLYRNVAWAQQQIRLSMTGAQEQLQALARDLVSGRADPHSFQVSTADIMQGHPEILYMNWYTSAQQPRWPNNALPVLGQRLAKPNDQQMDEAVKAAFTEAKNTRRQVYSALMYDDVGNGYITLQTPVYRDRDFLGTVAAVFSVEGILKRDIPPELSAKYKISIIDINNRELATTSTRPRLPRDAYYDLPLDPPGQGVSVRVYAYPQMTNFTNNTLVWLVAGLSCFVLWSLWSLWKHTRQRFEAQQALYAEAFFRRAMENSVLIGMRVLDMHGRITHVNPAFCRMTGWDESDLVSKNAPFPYWPRDSYPEMQRQLDMTLRGKAPSSGFELRVRRKDGSLFHARLYVSPLIDSSGRQTGWMSSMTDITEPKRAREELAAAHERFTTVLESLDAAVSVLAADEAELLFANRYYRHLFGIRPDGHLELAGGGGGFDSSAASSDSIDMVDAFAGLPAAALTEGSADAQEVYVQGIQKWFEVRRQYIQWVDGHLAQMQIATDITTRKQAQELARQQDEKLQHTSRLMTMGEMASSLAHELNQPLAAINNYCSGAVALVKSGRTTPDNLLPVLEKTAQQAVRAGMIIKRIREFVKRSEPKRQATRVADIVADAVGLAEIEARKRRIRIVTDMRQRLPVIYVDPVLIEQVLVNLLKNAAEAMHDARPNAVDPVIRLVVKLDSGFVCLSVVDQGPGVDEATAERLFEPFYSTKSDGMGMGLNICRSIIESHRGRLWVVNNVESDGHITGATFHCSLPIGEPDGPSNGGSEAPTPQTVTGEL, encoded by the coding sequence ATGTTGACCGATCGGCTTTTCGCACGCTCGGCGCGCTCTGCCGGAACGTCGGCGGATTCGTCGCCGTCCCGCTGGCACCACGGACCGTGGTGGTCCAATTCCTATTTGCTGACGCCGCTGTTGTCGATCCTCGTGTTCCTCGTGGTCATGAGTCTGATCCTGTGGAGCCTGAACCGGCGCGAGCAGCAGCAGCAGGAAGACACGCTCTACCGCAATGTCGCGTGGGCGCAGCAGCAGATCCGCCTGTCCATGACGGGCGCGCAGGAACAGCTTCAGGCGCTCGCACGCGATCTCGTCTCCGGCCGCGCCGACCCGCATTCTTTCCAGGTGTCGACGGCCGACATCATGCAGGGGCATCCCGAGATCCTCTACATGAACTGGTACACCAGCGCGCAGCAGCCGCGCTGGCCGAACAACGCGCTGCCCGTGCTGGGCCAGCGCCTCGCCAAGCCCAACGACCAGCAGATGGACGAGGCCGTCAAGGCCGCCTTCACGGAAGCGAAGAACACGCGCCGCCAGGTCTACTCGGCGCTGATGTATGACGACGTCGGCAATGGCTACATCACGCTGCAAACCCCCGTTTATCGCGACCGCGACTTTCTCGGCACGGTCGCGGCCGTGTTCTCGGTCGAAGGGATACTGAAGCGCGACATCCCGCCCGAGCTGTCCGCGAAGTACAAGATTTCGATCATCGACATCAACAACCGCGAGCTGGCCACCACGTCGACGCGCCCGCGCCTGCCGCGCGACGCGTACTACGATCTCCCCCTCGATCCGCCCGGCCAGGGCGTGTCGGTGCGCGTGTACGCGTACCCGCAGATGACCAACTTCACGAACAACACGCTCGTGTGGTTGGTCGCGGGGCTGTCGTGTTTCGTGCTGTGGAGCTTGTGGAGCCTGTGGAAGCACACGCGCCAGCGCTTCGAGGCGCAGCAGGCGCTGTACGCCGAAGCGTTCTTCCGCCGCGCGATGGAAAACTCCGTGCTGATCGGCATGCGTGTGCTCGACATGCACGGCCGCATCACGCACGTGAACCCCGCGTTCTGCCGGATGACGGGCTGGGATGAAAGCGATCTCGTCAGCAAGAATGCGCCGTTCCCGTACTGGCCGCGCGATTCGTACCCGGAGATGCAGCGCCAGCTCGACATGACGTTGCGCGGCAAGGCGCCCTCTTCCGGGTTCGAACTGCGCGTGCGCCGCAAGGACGGCTCGCTGTTCCACGCGCGCCTGTATGTGTCGCCGCTGATCGACAGCTCGGGACGGCAGACGGGCTGGATGTCGTCGATGACGGACATCACCGAACCGAAACGCGCGCGCGAAGAACTCGCCGCCGCGCACGAGCGCTTCACCACCGTGCTCGAAAGCCTCGATGCCGCCGTGTCGGTGCTCGCCGCCGACGAAGCCGAACTGCTGTTCGCGAACCGCTACTACCGGCACCTGTTCGGCATCCGCCCGGACGGCCACCTCGAACTGGCGGGCGGCGGTGGCGGCTTCGATAGTTCCGCGGCTTCGTCGGATTCGATCGACATGGTCGACGCCTTCGCCGGCCTGCCCGCCGCAGCGCTCACGGAAGGCTCCGCCGACGCGCAGGAAGTCTACGTGCAAGGCATCCAGAAGTGGTTCGAAGTGCGCCGCCAGTACATCCAGTGGGTGGACGGCCATCTCGCGCAGATGCAGATCGCGACCGACATCACCACGCGCAAGCAGGCGCAGGAACTCGCGCGTCAGCAGGACGAGAAACTCCAGCACACCAGCCGCCTGATGACGATGGGCGAAATGGCCTCGTCGCTCGCTCACGAATTAAACCAGCCTCTCGCGGCCATCAATAACTATTGCTCTGGAGCCGTAGCGCTGGTTAAATCTGGTCGGACAACTCCCGACAACCTGTTACCAGTTCTCGAAAAGACGGCGCAACAGGCTGTGCGGGCCGGCATGATCATCAAGCGGATCCGCGAATTTGTGAAACGCAGCGAACCGAAACGCCAGGCCACCCGCGTCGCCGACATCGTCGCCGATGCCGTTGGCCTTGCCGAGATCGAAGCACGCAAGCGCCGCATCCGCATCGTGACGGACATGCGCCAGCGCCTGCCCGTCATCTATGTCGATCCGGTGCTGATCGAGCAGGTGCTCGTGAACCTGCTGAAGAACGCGGCGGAAGCGATGCACGACGCGCGGCCCAATGCCGTCGATCCCGTCATTCGCCTCGTCGTCAAGCTCGATTCCGGCTTCGTGTGCCTCAGCGTCGTCGACCAGGGTCCGGGCGTCGACGAAGCGACGGCCGAACGTCTCTTCGAACCGTTTTACAGCACCAAGTCCGATGGCATGGGCATGGGGCTGAACATTTGCCGTTCGATCATCGAATCGCATCGCGGACGCCTGTGGGTGGTCAACAACGTCGAATCCGACGGCCACATCACGGGCGCCACTTTCCATTGCAGTCTGCCTATTGGAGAGCCTGACGGCCCGAGCAACGGCGGGTCAGAGGCGCCGACACCACAAACCGTTACGGGAGAGTTATGA
- the aceE gene encoding pyruvate dehydrogenase (acetyl-transferring), homodimeric type, whose product MSAVPDEVLKYVANAKDDSDPQETAEWLEALDGVISAVGPDRAHYLIEKQIEFARVHGEHLPFSANTPYINTIPVANQAKIPGDQDVEHRIRSYTRWNAMAMVLRAGKETNVGGHIASFASAATLYDVGFNHFWHAPSKDHGGDLVFVQGHSSPGVYSRAFLLGRLTQNQLDNFRQEVGGEGISSYPHPWLMPDFWQFPTVSMGLGPIMAIYQARFMKYLQARGIAKTDGRKVWAFLGDGETDEPESLGAIGMAGRERLDNLVFVINCNLQRLDGPVRGNGKIIQELESEFRGAGWNVIKVIWGSRWDALFARDKSGALMRRMMEVVDGEYQTYKSESGAFVREHFFNTPELKALVADWSDDDVWNLNRGGHDPHKIYAAFKEATQSKGQPTVILAKTIKGYGMGEAGQAMNITHQQKKMQVESLKQFRDQFRLPISDDEITHVPYLTFEEGSKELEYMRARRQELGGYLPARRQKAESLPVPALEAFEPLLKGTGEGREISTTMAFVRILNIVLKDKAIGKRVVPIVPDESRTFGMEGLFRQIGIWNQEGQKYVPEDSDQLMFYKESTTGQILQEGINEAGGMSDWIAAATSYSTHGEIMIPFYIFYSMFGFQRIGDLAWAAGDMRSRGFLLGGTAGRTTLNGEGLQHEDGHSLLWAASVPNCISYDPTFGYELAVIMQDGLRRMVQEQEDVFYYVTVMNENYEHPAIPQGEHVAKDIIKGMYAFRKGASNAKAPRVQLMGAGTIFNEVIAAADLLKNDWGVEADLWSVPSFTELAREGHEVQRQNLLNPLAEKKLSHVETLLKDAKGPVIASTDYVRALVDQIRAFVPQRFVVLGTDGFGRSDTREKLRHFFEVDRYWTTVAALSALADEGTIERKVVADALKKYNLDPSKPNPMTV is encoded by the coding sequence ATGTCCGCTGTACCTGACGAAGTCCTGAAATACGTCGCCAACGCCAAAGACGATAGCGACCCGCAAGAAACAGCCGAATGGCTCGAAGCGCTAGATGGCGTGATTTCTGCTGTTGGACCCGACCGCGCTCACTACCTCATCGAGAAGCAGATCGAATTTGCCCGCGTGCATGGCGAGCATCTGCCGTTCTCCGCCAACACCCCGTACATCAACACGATCCCCGTCGCGAATCAGGCGAAGATCCCCGGCGACCAGGACGTCGAGCACCGCATCCGTTCGTACACACGCTGGAACGCGATGGCGATGGTGCTGCGCGCCGGCAAGGAAACCAACGTCGGCGGCCACATCGCATCGTTCGCATCGGCGGCGACGCTGTATGACGTCGGCTTCAACCACTTCTGGCACGCGCCGTCGAAAGATCACGGCGGCGACCTCGTGTTCGTGCAGGGCCACTCGTCGCCGGGTGTCTACTCGCGCGCGTTCCTGCTCGGCCGTCTGACGCAGAACCAGCTCGACAACTTCCGCCAGGAAGTGGGCGGCGAGGGCATCTCGTCGTATCCGCACCCGTGGCTGATGCCGGACTTCTGGCAATTCCCGACGGTGTCGATGGGTCTGGGCCCGATCATGGCGATCTACCAGGCGCGCTTCATGAAGTACCTGCAGGCGCGCGGCATCGCGAAGACGGACGGCCGCAAGGTGTGGGCGTTCCTCGGCGACGGCGAAACGGATGAGCCGGAATCGCTCGGCGCGATCGGCATGGCCGGCCGCGAGCGTCTGGACAACCTCGTGTTCGTGATCAACTGCAACCTGCAGCGCCTGGACGGTCCGGTGCGCGGCAACGGCAAGATCATTCAGGAACTCGAAAGCGAATTCCGCGGCGCAGGCTGGAACGTCATCAAGGTCATCTGGGGCAGCCGCTGGGATGCCCTCTTTGCACGCGACAAGTCGGGCGCGCTGATGCGCCGGATGATGGAAGTCGTCGACGGCGAATATCAGACGTACAAGTCGGAATCGGGCGCGTTCGTTCGCGAGCACTTCTTCAACACGCCGGAACTGAAGGCGCTGGTCGCCGACTGGTCCGACGACGACGTGTGGAACCTGAACCGCGGCGGCCACGATCCGCACAAGATCTATGCGGCGTTCAAGGAAGCGACGCAGTCCAAGGGCCAGCCGACCGTGATACTCGCCAAGACGATCAAGGGCTACGGCATGGGCGAAGCCGGCCAGGCGATGAACATCACCCACCAGCAGAAGAAGATGCAGGTGGAGTCGCTCAAGCAGTTCCGCGACCAGTTCCGCCTGCCCATCTCGGACGACGAAATCACGCACGTGCCGTATCTGACTTTCGAGGAAGGCTCGAAGGAACTCGAATACATGCGCGCCCGCCGTCAGGAACTCGGCGGCTATCTGCCGGCGCGCCGCCAGAAGGCGGAATCGCTGCCCGTCCCGGCGCTCGAAGCATTCGAGCCGCTGCTCAAGGGCACGGGCGAAGGCCGTGAGATTTCGACGACGATGGCGTTCGTCCGTATCCTCAACATCGTGTTGAAGGACAAGGCGATCGGCAAGCGCGTCGTGCCTATCGTGCCGGACGAATCGCGCACCTTCGGTATGGAAGGTCTGTTCCGTCAGATCGGTATCTGGAATCAGGAAGGCCAGAAGTACGTGCCGGAAGATTCCGACCAGCTGATGTTCTACAAGGAATCGACGACGGGCCAGATCCTGCAGGAAGGCATCAACGAAGCAGGCGGCATGTCGGACTGGATCGCAGCGGCGACGTCGTACTCGACGCACGGCGAGATCATGATTCCGTTCTACATCTTCTACTCGATGTTCGGCTTCCAGCGCATCGGCGACCTGGCATGGGCCGCGGGCGACATGCGCTCGCGCGGTTTCCTGCTGGGCGGCACGGCAGGCCGCACGACGTTGAACGGCGAAGGCCTGCAGCACGAAGACGGCCACTCGCTGCTGTGGGCGGCATCGGTGCCGAACTGCATCAGCTATGACCCGACGTTCGGCTACGAACTCGCCGTCATCATGCAGGACGGTCTGCGCCGCATGGTGCAGGAGCAGGAAGACGTGTTCTATTACGTCACGGTGATGAACGAGAACTACGAGCACCCGGCGATCCCGCAGGGCGAGCACGTCGCGAAGGACATCATCAAGGGCATGTACGCGTTCCGCAAGGGCGCGAGCAATGCGAAGGCGCCGCGCGTGCAGCTGATGGGCGCGGGCACGATCTTCAACGAAGTGATCGCCGCCGCCGACCTGCTGAAGAACGACTGGGGCGTCGAGGCGGATCTGTGGAGCGTGCCGAGCTTCACGGAACTGGCCCGCGAAGGTCACGAAGTGCAGCGTCAGAACCTGCTGAACCCGCTCGCCGAGAAGAAGCTCTCGCACGTCGAGACGCTGCTGAAGGACGCGAAGGGTCCCGTGATTGCATCGACGGACTATGTGCGTGCGCTGGTCGACCAGATCCGCGCGTTCGTGCCGCAACGTTTCGTCGTGCTGGGTACGGACGGCTTCGGCCGTTCGGATACGCGCGAAAAGCTGCGTCACTTCTTCGAAGTCGACCGCTACTGGACCACGGTCGCTGCGCTGAGCGCGCTGGCCGATGAGGGTACGATTGAGCGCAAGGTCGTGGCCGACGCGCTGAAGAAGTACAACCTCGATCCGTCCAAACCCAACCCGATGACCGTCTAA
- the aceF gene encoding dihydrolipoyllysine-residue acetyltransferase encodes MSQAIEVKVPDIGDYKDIPVIEVLVKAGDTVDKEQSLVTLESDKATMDVPSPASGTVKEVKVKLGDTVSEGTLIVLLDGEGGAAAAKPAQGNGAAAPAAAPAAAPAPAPAPAAKGGGVQEVKVPDIGDYKDVPVIEVGVKVGDRVEKEQSLVTLESDKATMDVPSPAAGIVKEIKVKVGDSVSEGTLIVLLEGDSGGAAAPAPAPAAAKHEEKPSDAPAAPSPAPAQPSALAQAPVIPAGEGGAYRVSHASPSVRKFARELGVDVSRVAGTGPKGRITQDDVTAFVKGVMTGQRAAPAAAAAPAGAGGGELGLLPWPKIDFTKFGPIDPKPLSRIKKISGANLHRNWVMIPHVTNNDEADITELEELRVKLNKENEKSGVKFTMLAFVIKAVVAALKKFPTFNTSLDGDNLVYKQYYNVGFAADTPNGLVVPVIRDADKKGLVDIAKEMADLSKLAREGKLKPDQMQGGCFSISSLGGIGGTNFTPIINAPEVAILGLSRGAMKPVWDGKQFVPRLMLPMSLSYDHRVIDGAEAARFNAYLGSILADFRRVIL; translated from the coding sequence ATGAGCCAAGCGATCGAAGTCAAGGTGCCGGACATCGGCGATTACAAGGACATCCCTGTAATCGAGGTGCTGGTGAAGGCGGGTGATACCGTCGATAAAGAGCAGTCCCTCGTCACGCTGGAATCCGACAAGGCGACGATGGATGTGCCGAGCCCCGCGTCGGGCACGGTCAAGGAAGTGAAGGTCAAGCTTGGCGACACGGTGTCGGAAGGCACGTTGATCGTGCTGCTCGACGGTGAAGGCGGCGCGGCTGCCGCGAAGCCGGCTCAAGGCAACGGCGCGGCTGCGCCGGCTGCTGCCCCGGCTGCGGCGCCTGCTCCCGCTCCCGCACCTGCTGCCAAGGGTGGCGGCGTGCAGGAAGTGAAGGTGCCGGATATCGGCGACTACAAAGATGTGCCCGTGATCGAAGTCGGCGTCAAGGTTGGCGACCGCGTCGAGAAGGAGCAGTCGCTCGTCACGCTCGAATCGGACAAGGCGACGATGGACGTGCCGAGCCCGGCGGCTGGCATCGTCAAGGAAATCAAGGTCAAGGTCGGCGATAGCGTGTCCGAAGGTACGCTGATCGTGCTGCTCGAAGGCGACAGCGGCGGCGCCGCTGCGCCCGCGCCGGCACCCGCTGCCGCGAAGCACGAAGAAAAGCCGTCGGACGCGCCCGCTGCGCCGTCGCCGGCTCCCGCGCAGCCGTCCGCGCTCGCGCAGGCGCCTGTCATTCCCGCAGGCGAAGGCGGCGCGTATCGCGTGAGCCATGCGTCGCCGTCGGTGCGCAAGTTCGCGCGTGAACTGGGCGTCGACGTGTCGCGCGTGGCAGGCACGGGTCCGAAGGGCCGCATTACGCAGGATGACGTCACCGCGTTCGTCAAGGGCGTGATGACGGGCCAGCGCGCTGCGCCCGCTGCGGCGGCAGCACCCGCTGGTGCAGGTGGCGGCGAACTCGGTCTGCTGCCGTGGCCGAAGATCGACTTCACGAAGTTCGGCCCGATCGATCCGAAGCCGCTGTCGCGCATCAAGAAGATCTCCGGCGCGAACCTGCATCGCAACTGGGTCATGATCCCGCACGTCACGAACAACGACGAAGCGGATATCACCGAGCTCGAAGAGTTGCGCGTGAAGCTGAACAAGGAGAACGAGAAGTCGGGCGTCAAGTTCACGATGCTCGCGTTCGTCATCAAGGCTGTCGTCGCGGCGCTGAAGAAATTCCCGACGTTCAATACCAGCCTCGATGGCGACAACCTCGTGTACAAGCAGTACTACAACGTGGGTTTCGCTGCCGATACGCCGAACGGTCTCGTCGTGCCCGTGATCCGCGATGCGGACAAGAAGGGTCTCGTCGATATCGCGAAGGAAATGGCCGACCTGTCGAAGCTCGCGCGCGAAGGCAAGCTCAAGCCCGACCAGATGCAAGGCGGCTGCTTCTCGATCTCGTCGCTGGGCGGGATTGGCGGGACGAACTTCACGCCGATCATCAATGCGCCTGAAGTCGCGATTCTCGGGCTGTCGCGCGGTGCGATGAAGCCGGTGTGGGACGGCAAGCAGTTCGTGCCGCGTCTCATGCTGCCGATGTCGCTGTCGTATGACCATCGTGTGATCGACGGGGCTGAAGCGGCGCGCTTCAATGCGTATCTTGGGTCGATTCTTGCCGATTTCCGGCGTGTGATTCTTTGA
- the lpdA gene encoding dihydrolipoyl dehydrogenase: MSLVEVKVPDIGDFKDVDVIEVNIKPGDTIEKEQSLLTLETDKASMEVPSEAAGTVKEVRVKAGDKVSQGTVIATVETSGEAKAAKEPEKAAPATAPAAAPAASGGSVQEIKVPDIGDYKDVPVIEVAVKVGDRVEKEQSLVTLESDKATMDVPSPAAGVVKELKVKVGDNVSEGSVLLLLEGEGAAAAPAPKAAPAPAPAAAAAPAPQAGSYSGSADIECDMLVLGAGPGGYSAAFRSADLGMKTVLVERYSTLGGVCLNVGCIPSKALLHTALVIDEAAALGSHGISFGKPQIDLDKLRDFKSGVVKKLTGGLAGMAKARKVEVVTGVGTFVDPYHMEVQGESGKKVVKFKQAIIAAGSQAVKLPFIPEDPRVVDSTGALELRQIPKRMLVIGGGIIGLEMATVYATLGAQIDVVEMLDGLMAGADRDLVKVWEKFNSKRFTNVMLKTKTTGAEAKPDGIYVSFEGEKAPAEPQRYDLVLVAVGRSPNGKKIGADKAGVAVTDRGFIEVDKQMRTNVPHIFAIGDVVGQPMLAHKAVHEGHVAAEAAHGEKAYFDALQIPSVAYTDPEVAWAGKTEDQCKAEGIKYGKAVFPWAASGRAIANGRDEGFTKLIFDEETHRVIGGGIVGLNAGDLISEVCLAVEMGADATDIGKTIHPHPTLGESIGMAAELYEGVCTDLPPQKKK; this comes from the coding sequence ATGAGTCTCGTCGAAGTGAAGGTGCCGGACATCGGCGATTTCAAGGACGTCGATGTCATCGAAGTCAATATCAAGCCGGGCGATACGATCGAAAAAGAGCAGTCGCTGCTGACGCTCGAAACCGATAAGGCCTCCATGGAAGTGCCGAGCGAAGCGGCCGGCACGGTCAAGGAAGTCCGCGTCAAGGCGGGCGACAAGGTGTCGCAAGGCACCGTCATCGCCACGGTGGAGACGTCGGGCGAAGCGAAGGCCGCTAAAGAACCTGAGAAAGCTGCGCCTGCAACTGCGCCCGCTGCCGCACCGGCAGCAAGCGGTGGCAGCGTGCAGGAAATCAAAGTGCCGGATATCGGCGACTATAAAGATGTGCCCGTGATCGAGGTCGCGGTAAAGGTCGGCGATCGCGTCGAGAAGGAGCAGTCGCTCGTCACGCTCGAATCCGACAAGGCGACCATGGATGTGCCGAGCCCGGCCGCCGGCGTCGTCAAGGAACTAAAGGTCAAGGTCGGCGACAACGTCTCCGAAGGCAGCGTGCTGCTGTTGCTCGAAGGCGAGGGCGCGGCGGCTGCGCCCGCTCCAAAGGCTGCGCCTGCTCCCGCACCCGCTGCTGCAGCGGCGCCCGCGCCGCAAGCTGGGAGCTATTCGGGTTCGGCCGATATCGAGTGCGACATGCTCGTGCTTGGCGCCGGGCCTGGTGGTTACTCGGCGGCGTTTCGCTCTGCCGACCTCGGCATGAAGACCGTGCTCGTCGAACGTTATTCGACGCTCGGTGGCGTGTGCCTGAACGTCGGTTGTATTCCGTCGAAGGCGCTGCTGCATACGGCACTGGTGATCGACGAAGCGGCTGCGCTGGGCTCGCACGGCATTTCGTTCGGCAAGCCGCAGATCGATCTCGACAAGCTGCGCGACTTCAAGTCGGGCGTCGTCAAGAAACTGACGGGCGGTCTCGCCGGCATGGCGAAGGCGCGCAAGGTCGAAGTCGTGACGGGCGTCGGCACGTTCGTCGATCCGTATCACATGGAAGTGCAGGGCGAGAGCGGCAAGAAGGTCGTCAAGTTCAAGCAGGCGATCATCGCGGCCGGCTCGCAGGCCGTGAAGCTGCCGTTCATTCCCGAAGACCCGCGTGTGGTCGATTCGACGGGCGCGCTCGAACTGCGTCAGATTCCGAAGCGCATGCTCGTGATCGGCGGCGGCATCATCGGTCTGGAAATGGCGACGGTGTATGCGACGCTGGGCGCGCAGATCGACGTGGTCGAAATGCTCGACGGTCTGATGGCGGGCGCGGACCGCGATCTCGTGAAGGTCTGGGAGAAGTTCAACAGCAAGCGTTTCACCAACGTCATGCTGAAGACCAAGACGACGGGCGCGGAAGCGAAGCCGGATGGCATCTATGTATCGTTCGAAGGCGAGAAGGCACCCGCCGAGCCGCAACGCTACGATCTCGTGCTGGTTGCCGTGGGCCGCAGCCCGAACGGCAAGAAGATCGGCGCGGACAAGGCGGGCGTGGCGGTGACGGATCGCGGCTTCATCGAAGTCGACAAGCAGATGCGCACCAACGTGCCGCACATTTTCGCGATCGGCGATGTCGTCGGTCAGCCGATGCTCGCGCACAAGGCCGTGCATGAAGGCCACGTCGCGGCGGAAGCGGCGCATGGCGAGAAGGCGTACTTCGACGCGCTGCAGATTCCGTCGGTGGCTTACACCGATCCGGAAGTGGCATGGGCGGGCAAGACGGAAGATCAGTGCAAGGCCGAAGGCATCAAGTACGGCAAGGCGGTGTTCCCGTGGGCCGCTTCGGGGCGTGCGATCGCGAATGGTCGCGATGAGGGCTTTACGAAGCTGATCTTCGATGAGGAGACGCATCGCGTGATCGGTGGCGGGATTGTCGGGCTGAACGCGGGCGATCTGATTAGCGAAGTTTGTCTTGCGGTTGAGATGGGCGCTGACGCGACGGATATCGGCAAGACTATCCATCCTCATCCGACGCTTGGGGAATCGATCGGCATGGCTGCCGAGCTGTATGAAGGTGTTTGTACGGATCTGCCGCCGCAGAAGAAGAAGTAA
- a CDS encoding phasin family protein, producing the protein MTLLTPEQFAAAQKANLETLFGLTSKAFEGVEKLVELNLQVVKSTIAEGQENAQRALSVKDAQELLALQASLTQPVAEKVLSYGRHLYEIASATQAEFARVAEAQYEEQNKKVQALVENVAKNAPAGSETAVAVIKSAITAANTTYETVHKATKQAVEIAESNFNAAATAASKAASQAAAQASRTAASAKKAAV; encoded by the coding sequence ATGACTCTGCTGACCCCTGAGCAATTCGCCGCAGCACAGAAGGCCAACCTCGAAACGTTGTTCGGTCTGACTTCGAAGGCATTCGAAGGCGTCGAAAAGCTGGTCGAGCTGAATCTCCAGGTCGTCAAGTCGACGATCGCTGAAGGCCAGGAAAACGCACAACGCGCGCTGTCGGTGAAGGACGCGCAAGAACTGCTCGCGCTGCAAGCCAGCCTGACGCAGCCGGTGGCTGAGAAGGTTCTGTCGTACGGCCGTCACCTGTACGAAATCGCATCGGCTACGCAAGCTGAATTCGCACGCGTTGCTGAAGCGCAATACGAAGAGCAGAACAAGAAGGTGCAGGCGCTCGTCGAGAACGTCGCGAAGAACGCACCGGCTGGTTCGGAAACGGCTGTCGCCGTGATCAAGTCGGCCATCACCGCCGCGAACACGACATACGAAACGGTTCACAAGGCAACGAAGCAGGCTGTCGAAATCGCTGAAAGCAACTTCAACGCGGCTGCAACGGCTGCATCGAAGGCCGCTTCGCAAGCTGCTGCTCAGGCTTCGCGCACGGCAGCTTCGGCCAAGAAGGCTGCTGTCTGA